A region of Streptomyces sp. NBC_01750 DNA encodes the following proteins:
- a CDS encoding RDD family protein, with amino-acid sequence MDNRQAIGSWLSGPRAAAEDMGADFGHRGERLGLPEAGPGSIAPLGRRFGAVFVDWGLCLLIAYGLLANGDRQAVGNWALSIFLVLSVLTVGSVGFTPGKRIFGLRVVAEGGGRLGIVRVLLRSLLLCVAIPALIWDRDGRGLHDRLARAVQVRI; translated from the coding sequence GTGGACAACAGGCAAGCAATCGGATCGTGGCTCTCCGGGCCCCGCGCGGCGGCCGAGGACATGGGCGCCGACTTCGGTCACCGGGGCGAGCGGCTCGGCCTGCCGGAGGCGGGGCCGGGCTCCATCGCCCCCCTCGGGCGGCGGTTCGGCGCCGTCTTCGTCGACTGGGGGCTCTGCCTCCTGATCGCATACGGGCTGCTCGCGAATGGTGACCGGCAGGCCGTCGGAAACTGGGCGCTCAGCATCTTCCTCGTACTCAGTGTGCTGACCGTGGGCTCGGTCGGTTTCACCCCCGGCAAGCGGATCTTCGGTCTGCGCGTCGTCGCCGAAGGCGGCGGCCGGCTCGGGATCGTCCGGGTTCTCCTGCGGAGCCTGCTGCTCTGCGTCGCGATCCCGGCGCTCATCTGGGACCGCGACGGGCGCGGGCTGCACGACCGCCTCGCCCGCGCCGTACAGGTGCGGATCTAG